Proteins from a genomic interval of Sphingomonas sp. Y38-1Y:
- a CDS encoding efflux transporter outer membrane subunit, producing MKRAWLLGLLVAGCTAPDPQPPQSASVMPPLAWRTGLPVGGEIDAAWWNGFGDPVLTRLVETARANNVDVAIAAARVQEARANERLARAQLFPTLDGGAGLTRARAVNALGQPSETTGAQPIFQAAYELDLFGRIGNQVEAARQSTLATEAARDTTLLSVAAATASGYVTLRALDARRRVVEATIASRAEALRIARSRAEVGYTSQLELRQAEAEYRATAQILPQVDLAIRRQENALSLLLGESPRAIERGVALDQLRSPPVPAGLPSDLLRRRPDIAQAEFTLAASDASLRAARAQFLPTLRLTGSAGLTLSTALADPVTIWSLGASVLAPIFQGGRLDAQMDGAAARRDQAAFGYRRTALTAFREVEDSLAAIDRLASQARELEAQRVAVAEALRHASNRYRAGYASYLEQLDAQRALLNVELTLVQTEADRLTALVALYQAMGGGWDGTR from the coding sequence ATGAAGCGCGCCTGGCTTCTCGGCCTGCTCGTCGCCGGCTGTACCGCGCCCGACCCGCAGCCGCCGCAATCGGCATCGGTGATGCCGCCGCTCGCCTGGCGTACCGGGCTGCCGGTGGGCGGCGAGATCGACGCGGCGTGGTGGAACGGCTTCGGCGATCCGGTGCTGACCCGGCTCGTCGAGACGGCGCGCGCCAACAACGTCGACGTCGCGATCGCCGCGGCCCGGGTGCAGGAGGCCCGCGCCAACGAGCGGCTGGCGCGCGCGCAGCTGTTCCCGACGCTCGACGGCGGGGCGGGGCTGACGCGCGCGCGGGCGGTCAATGCGCTCGGCCAGCCGAGCGAGACGACGGGCGCGCAGCCGATCTTTCAGGCCGCCTATGAACTCGACCTGTTCGGCCGCATCGGCAACCAGGTCGAGGCGGCGCGGCAGTCGACCCTCGCGACAGAGGCGGCGCGCGACACCACGCTTCTGTCGGTCGCGGCGGCGACGGCGAGCGGCTATGTCACGCTGCGCGCGCTCGATGCGCGGCGGCGCGTGGTCGAGGCGACGATCGCCTCCCGCGCAGAGGCGCTGCGGATCGCCCGATCGCGTGCGGAAGTCGGCTACACCTCCCAGCTCGAGCTGCGCCAGGCCGAAGCCGAGTATCGCGCGACCGCGCAGATCCTGCCGCAGGTGGACCTGGCCATCCGGCGCCAGGAGAATGCGCTGAGCCTGCTGCTCGGCGAATCACCGCGCGCGATCGAGCGGGGCGTTGCACTCGACCAACTGCGGTCGCCGCCGGTGCCCGCAGGCCTCCCCTCGGACCTGCTCCGCCGCCGGCCCGACATCGCCCAGGCCGAGTTCACGCTCGCCGCCAGCGATGCCTCGCTCCGTGCTGCGCGGGCGCAGTTCCTGCCGACGCTGCGGCTGACGGGATCGGCGGGGCTGACGCTGTCGACCGCGCTGGCCGATCCCGTCACAATCTGGTCGCTGGGCGCCAGCGTGCTCGCGCCGATCTTTCAGGGCGGGCGCCTCGACGCGCAGATGGACGGTGCAGCCGCGCGGCGCGATCAGGCGGCGTTCGGCTATCGCCGCACCGCGCTGACCGCGTTCCGCGAGGTCGAGGACAGCCTCGCCGCGATCGATCGCCTCGCAAGTCAGGCGCGCGAGCTGGAAGCGCAACGCGTCGCGGTGGCGGAGGCGCTGCGCCACGCCAGCAACCGCTACCGCGCGGGCTATGCCTCCTATCTCGAACAGCTCGACGCGCAGCGCGCGCTCCTCAACGTCGAGCTGACACTCGTCCAGACCGAGGCGGATCGCCTGACCGCGCTGGTCGCGCTCTATCAGGCGATGGGCGGCGGCTGGGACGGCACGCGATAG
- a CDS encoding HlyD family secretion protein: protein MNESTTEPARLDDPVEPGAQAAPRRGWAPPRGGLRSTLFFVALVFAGALLALWAWDLPPFRRSIQVTDNAYVRGQTTIIAPQVNGYVVAVPVRDFESVKAGTLLARIDDRIYRQRVDQAQATLATQLANLANSQQSARSREAAVGGQQAAIQAAEAQLARAQADMRRVDELVAEGSVSLRERDQTRAALAQAQAGVRQAQAQRTIGEQEVRTVSVARGGLEAAVENARAALRLAQIDLANTIIRAPQAGKLGEVSVRLGQYVTAGSQLMFLVPPTVWVSANFKEAQTARILPGQPAVLRVDALGGAEIRGRVERLSPAAGSEFSVIRPDNATGNFVKVPQRLTVRIAIDARDPLYARLSPGMSVEARVDTRGAPAPRR from the coding sequence ATGAACGAGTCGACGACCGAGCCTGCGCGGCTGGACGATCCGGTCGAGCCGGGGGCCCAGGCAGCGCCTCGGCGTGGCTGGGCGCCGCCGCGCGGTGGCCTTCGCTCCACCCTGTTCTTCGTCGCGCTGGTGTTCGCCGGCGCGTTGCTCGCGCTCTGGGCATGGGATCTGCCGCCGTTTCGCCGGAGCATCCAGGTCACCGACAACGCCTATGTCCGCGGCCAGACGACGATTATCGCGCCGCAGGTCAACGGCTATGTCGTCGCCGTGCCCGTCCGCGATTTCGAGAGCGTGAAGGCCGGCACGCTGCTCGCGCGCATCGACGACCGCATCTATCGCCAACGCGTCGATCAGGCGCAGGCGACGCTGGCGACGCAGCTCGCCAACCTCGCCAACTCGCAGCAGAGTGCGCGGTCGCGCGAAGCGGCGGTCGGCGGGCAGCAGGCCGCGATCCAGGCCGCGGAGGCGCAGCTCGCCCGCGCCCAGGCCGACATGCGCCGCGTCGACGAACTCGTCGCCGAAGGCTCCGTGTCCCTGCGCGAACGCGACCAGACGCGCGCGGCGCTGGCGCAGGCGCAGGCCGGTGTCCGCCAGGCACAGGCACAGCGGACGATCGGCGAGCAGGAGGTGCGTACCGTCTCCGTCGCACGCGGCGGGCTGGAGGCGGCGGTCGAGAATGCGCGCGCGGCGCTCCGGCTCGCGCAGATCGACCTTGCCAACACGATCATCCGCGCGCCGCAAGCGGGCAAGCTCGGCGAAGTGTCGGTGCGGCTCGGCCAGTATGTCACCGCCGGATCGCAGCTGATGTTCCTGGTCCCGCCGACCGTCTGGGTCTCGGCGAACTTCAAGGAGGCGCAGACCGCGCGCATCCTGCCCGGCCAGCCCGCGGTGCTTCGCGTCGATGCGCTGGGCGGTGCCGAAATCCGCGGGCGGGTGGAGCGGCTGTCGCCCGCGGCGGGCAGCGAATTCTCGGTCATTCGCCCCGACAACGCGACGGGCAATTTCGTCAAGGTGCCCCAGCGGCTGACCGTGCGCATCGCCATCGACGCGCGCGATCCGCTCTATGCGCGGCTCAGCCCCGGCATGTCGGTGGAGGCGCGCGTCGACACGCGCGGCGCGCCCGCGCCGCGGCGATGA
- a CDS encoding MFS transporter: MSTAGAYDFKPHERPFLPGSPATPDHPLPRRIGYFAIGVLLGLTGGLSNGLLLANLPLIQGSLGLTPVEGGWLNAIYSMTSVCMSLLLIKFRQQFGLQRFTRLFLAGFLGVTVLQVFVHSYEVELLTRGAAGLVGSALTTLSFFYIMQAMPAASRLSGMIIGFGIVQLGLPLARVISPLLLVDGDIQTLFVFELGLTLLCLGAVALLRLPPADRFPAFEKLDFLTFALFAPGMALLCAVLVQGRIMWWTTPWLGYALAAAIVLIGAAMLIEHNRANPLLNTRWMRTRNVLRFIVIVFAIRILLSEQTVGSTGLLTALGMTNDQLVSLNAVILLASIAGLAAGVATLNPKDLLWPVVVAAAIIAVGAYLDAHATNLTRPANLYFSQALIAFAALFWLGPVTMVGILRAISRGPSHLVSFSAVFGMSQTLGSLAGSAWLGTMQIARERAHSQDLVQALIATDPLVGQRLQQLGGAYARVQGDSALRQAEGGVLLAQQVSREANILAYNDVFFLIAVLALLVVLWLGGRWLWLRANRINPLAEELAAMQKMRERAAQ, encoded by the coding sequence GCCAACCTGCCGCTGATCCAGGGCTCGCTGGGATTGACCCCGGTCGAGGGCGGGTGGCTCAACGCCATCTATTCGATGACCAGCGTGTGCATGAGCCTGCTGCTCATCAAGTTTCGCCAGCAATTCGGCCTTCAGCGCTTCACGCGGCTGTTCCTGGCCGGGTTCCTGGGCGTGACCGTCCTGCAGGTGTTCGTCCACAGCTATGAGGTGGAGCTGCTGACGCGCGGCGCCGCGGGGCTGGTCGGCAGCGCGCTGACGACGCTCAGCTTCTTCTACATCATGCAGGCGATGCCCGCCGCGTCGCGGCTGTCGGGGATGATCATCGGCTTCGGCATCGTCCAGCTCGGGCTTCCGCTGGCGCGCGTGATCTCGCCGCTGCTGCTCGTCGACGGCGACATCCAGACCTTGTTCGTGTTCGAGCTGGGGCTGACTTTGCTCTGCCTGGGCGCGGTCGCGCTGCTGCGACTGCCGCCCGCGGATCGCTTCCCCGCGTTCGAGAAGCTCGATTTCCTCACCTTTGCGCTGTTCGCGCCGGGCATGGCGCTGCTCTGCGCGGTGCTCGTCCAGGGTCGGATCATGTGGTGGACGACGCCGTGGCTCGGCTATGCGCTGGCGGCGGCGATCGTGCTGATCGGCGCGGCGATGCTGATCGAGCACAACCGTGCCAACCCGCTTCTCAACACGCGCTGGATGCGGACGCGCAACGTGCTCCGCTTCATCGTCATCGTGTTCGCGATCCGCATCCTCCTGTCTGAACAGACCGTGGGGTCGACCGGCCTCCTGACCGCGCTCGGCATGACCAACGACCAGCTCGTCTCGCTCAACGCGGTGATCCTGCTCGCCTCGATCGCCGGACTGGCGGCGGGGGTGGCCACGCTCAATCCCAAGGATCTGCTCTGGCCGGTGGTCGTCGCCGCGGCGATCATCGCGGTGGGCGCCTATCTCGACGCGCACGCGACCAACCTGACGCGTCCCGCCAACCTCTATTTCAGTCAGGCGCTGATCGCCTTTGCCGCTTTGTTCTGGCTCGGGCCGGTGACGATGGTCGGCATCCTTCGCGCGATCTCCCGGGGGCCGAGCCATCTGGTCAGCTTCTCGGCGGTGTTCGGCATGTCGCAGACCTTGGGGAGCCTGGCGGGCTCCGCATGGCTCGGCACGATGCAGATCGCGCGTGAGCGGGCGCATTCGCAGGACCTTGTCCAGGCGCTGATCGCGACCGACCCCCTCGTCGGCCAGCGCCTCCAGCAACTCGGCGGCGCCTATGCCCGCGTGCAGGGCGACTCAGCGCTCCGCCAGGCGGAGGGCGGCGTCCTCCTTGCCCAGCAGGTTTCGCGCGAGGCGAACATCCTTGCCTATAACGACGTGTTCTTCCTGATCGCGGTGCTTGCGCTTCTCGTCGTGCTGTGGCTCGGCGGGCGCTGGCTTTGGCTCAGGGCGAACCGGATCAATCCGCTCGCCGAGGAACTGGCTGCGATGCAGAAGATGCGGGAGCGCGCGGCGCAATGA